The Methanobacterium sp. BAmetb5 genome includes a region encoding these proteins:
- a CDS encoding CoB--CoM heterodisulfide reductase iron-sulfur subunit A family protein, whose protein sequence is MADENKQEATEEPKIGVYVCHCGINIGGVIDIEAVKEYAATLPNVEVSEEYKYLCSDPGQEMIQKDVKEGKVNRVVVAACSPRLHEPTFRRCVEEAGLNKFLFEFANLREHDSWVHMHEPEKATEKAKDLVRMAVAKARLLEALESSRVKVDNKALVIGGGVAGIQSALDLADMGFKTYLVEKQPTIGGRMAQLDKTFPTLDCSMCILAPKTVDAAKHENIELISFAEVKEVHGYIGNFSVVIEKKPRYVKEEECTGCGSCSEVCPIEMPNYFDEGMGMVKAAYIPFPQAVPLCATIDKDYCIECHLCDQICERGAIDHDQETERIEIEVGTIIVATGYDPYNPTEKKEYSYADAQNVITGLELERLINASGPTMGRVLKPSDGGHPKSVAFIQCVGSRDEQIGKKYCSRVCCMYAMKNAQLIMDHEPDTEVAIYYMDIRAFGKGFEEFYRTSQEKYGIKFIRGRPANVLVNPDETLTIRAEDSLLGKVTEYNYDMVVLSVGLTPPEGSEELRQTIGLSKSADGFLMEAHPKLRPVDTLTDGVYLAGVAQGPKDIPDAVAQASGAAARAAIPMVKGEVEIEPIVAVVDTDVCGGCEVCLELCPFGAIERKDEQAVINVALCKGCGTCVGACPSGAMDQQHFKTSQIMAQIEAAMNPGK, encoded by the coding sequence TTGGCAGATGAAAATAAACAAGAAGCAACTGAAGAACCAAAAATCGGAGTCTACGTGTGTCACTGTGGTATCAACATCGGTGGTGTAATTGATATTGAAGCAGTAAAAGAATACGCAGCAACCCTGCCTAACGTGGAAGTATCCGAAGAATACAAATACCTCTGTTCAGACCCTGGACAGGAAATGATCCAGAAGGATGTTAAAGAAGGTAAAGTTAACCGAGTAGTAGTGGCAGCATGTTCACCTCGTCTTCACGAACCAACCTTCCGAAGATGTGTGGAGGAAGCCGGACTTAACAAGTTCCTGTTCGAATTCGCCAACCTGAGGGAACACGATTCCTGGGTTCACATGCACGAACCTGAAAAAGCAACTGAAAAAGCCAAAGACCTGGTCAGAATGGCAGTTGCCAAAGCCCGACTCCTGGAAGCATTGGAATCATCCAGGGTTAAAGTGGATAACAAAGCTCTGGTCATAGGTGGAGGAGTAGCTGGTATCCAGTCCGCACTCGACCTGGCTGACATGGGATTCAAAACCTACCTGGTAGAAAAACAACCCACCATTGGTGGACGAATGGCTCAGCTGGATAAAACTTTCCCTACCCTGGACTGTTCCATGTGTATTCTAGCTCCTAAAACTGTGGACGCTGCAAAACACGAAAACATCGAACTCATCTCCTTTGCTGAAGTCAAAGAAGTCCACGGTTACATTGGTAACTTCAGCGTGGTAATTGAGAAGAAACCACGTTACGTTAAAGAAGAAGAATGTACTGGTTGCGGAAGCTGTTCCGAAGTATGCCCAATCGAAATGCCTAACTACTTCGATGAAGGTATGGGTATGGTTAAAGCAGCTTACATCCCATTCCCACAGGCAGTACCACTGTGTGCTACCATAGACAAGGATTACTGTATCGAATGTCACCTCTGTGACCAGATCTGTGAACGTGGAGCAATCGATCACGACCAGGAAACAGAAAGGATCGAAATTGAAGTTGGTACCATAATCGTGGCTACCGGTTACGACCCCTACAACCCAACCGAGAAGAAGGAATACTCCTACGCCGATGCTCAAAACGTCATCACCGGTCTGGAACTGGAAAGATTGATCAACGCATCCGGACCTACCATGGGTAGAGTCTTAAAACCATCAGACGGTGGACACCCCAAAAGTGTGGCTTTCATCCAGTGTGTGGGTAGTCGTGACGAACAGATCGGTAAAAAGTACTGTTCCCGTGTGTGCTGTATGTACGCCATGAAAAACGCTCAACTCATCATGGACCACGAACCTGACACCGAAGTCGCCATTTACTACATGGATATCAGGGCATTCGGTAAAGGATTCGAAGAATTCTACAGAACCTCCCAGGAAAAATACGGTATTAAGTTCATCCGCGGACGACCAGCTAACGTCCTGGTTAACCCCGATGAAACCCTGACCATCCGTGCAGAAGACAGCTTACTGGGCAAAGTCACTGAATACAACTACGACATGGTTGTTCTCTCTGTTGGTTTAACCCCACCAGAAGGATCCGAAGAACTCAGACAGACCATCGGTCTATCCAAATCCGCTGACGGATTCCTTATGGAAGCTCACCCCAAACTACGACCAGTTGACACCTTAACTGACGGTGTTTACCTGGCTGGTGTGGCTCAAGGACCTAAAGATATTCCTGACGCCGTGGCTCAGGCTTCTGGTGCCGCTGCCCGAGCAGCAATACCCATGGTTAAAGGTGAAGTGGAAATCGAACCTATCGTTGCTGTCGTGGACACCGATGTCTGTGGTGGCTGTGAAGTATGTCTGGAACTGTGTCCATTCGGAGCAATTGAAAGGAAGGACGAACAAGCAGTTATTAACGTTGCACTCTGTAAAGGATGTGGTACCTGTGTAGGTGCCTGCCCATCTGGTGCAATGGACCAGCAGCACTTCAAAACCAG
- the radA gene encoding DNA repair and recombination protein RadA, whose product MVELEDLPNVGEKTAQKLRDAGFADMMRLATATAKELSVKAEIGEGVAEKVIEAARKAEQIDFETALDVMERRKDVGRIITGSTGLDELIGGGIETQAITEVFGEFGSGKSQISHEIAVTIQLPPEKGGLCGECVFIDTENTFRPERIKQIAEGFNLDVDEVLGKIHIARAFNSSHQILMADKVNELIQGGVNIRLVIVDSLTSHFRAEYVGRESLATRQQKLNQHLHTLQNIANTYNVAVFVTNQVQARPDAFFGSPTKAIGGHVLGHAATYRIWLKKGLAGKRIARLMDSPHLPEGEAVFKISTEGIVD is encoded by the coding sequence ATGGTGGAACTGGAAGACTTACCCAATGTGGGGGAAAAAACCGCTCAAAAACTAAGAGATGCTGGTTTTGCAGACATGATGCGACTGGCAACAGCTACCGCTAAGGAACTCAGTGTCAAAGCGGAAATTGGTGAAGGAGTTGCTGAAAAAGTGATTGAAGCTGCTCGTAAGGCAGAACAGATCGATTTTGAAACAGCTCTGGACGTAATGGAAAGGAGAAAAGATGTTGGCCGGATAATCACCGGAAGTACTGGATTAGACGAATTAATTGGTGGAGGAATTGAAACACAGGCCATAACCGAGGTTTTCGGAGAATTTGGATCCGGTAAAAGCCAGATATCTCATGAAATAGCAGTAACTATTCAGCTACCCCCAGAAAAAGGAGGATTATGTGGAGAATGTGTTTTCATCGATACTGAAAATACCTTCCGGCCAGAAAGGATAAAACAAATTGCCGAAGGATTCAATTTAGACGTAGATGAAGTTCTGGGTAAGATCCACATTGCACGGGCCTTCAACTCCAGCCACCAGATATTAATGGCCGACAAGGTCAACGAACTCATTCAGGGCGGTGTGAATATCCGCCTGGTAATTGTCGATTCTCTTACTTCTCATTTCCGTGCAGAATACGTGGGAAGGGAGTCACTGGCCACCCGGCAACAGAAACTAAACCAGCACCTGCACACCCTGCAGAACATTGCCAACACCTACAACGTGGCTGTCTTTGTAACCAACCAAGTACAGGCCCGTCCCGACGCATTCTTCGGAAGCCCCACCAAGGCCATTGGAGGACACGTTCTGGGACACGCCGCCACCTACAGGATATGGCTCAAAAAAGGATTGGCAGGTAAGCGTATTGCCCGGTTAATGGATAGTCCACACCTGCCAGAAGGGGAAGCAGTGTTCAAAATAAGCACCGAAGGAATAGTAGATTAA
- a CDS encoding OB-fold nucleic acid binding domain-containing protein, producing the protein MREISQEIKDEYGKIKDKISYEEFLKKMEEYKEENADVSFIDDISIAQMVVGNYITEKNEPTEEVKDFWKVADLETGTQHINLLGRVMSISNVKKFTSKKGREGKLANLILADETGRIRVVFWTENIKLLDKIQEGDVVQINDVEVKQGFREDETHLNLHSSLEKLDPKEYPDLPPYNDKITPLNEVKGDEEVNVVGRITRVPRIRTFDRNGRDGKVASLELQDKSGTMQLTLWNKDTQIIEDLELAEGDAIKVVGAQSRVRNGEVSLNHSWIGRIVKGDFDVPEYQEDILKIGDAHEMRNVTLLGLVSKVYDTITFERDDGTTGKVKSLELEDDTGPIRVTLWNDDTELDVKKMDILKIIGGNIEFDDYSGTNYRVNTNWNSKLIVNPPIDNDLKVLLNEVGKYLKPVKIGDLNNIEEDGEEVDVVGRVVNLYEPNEFQRDDGSMGMVRTIEIADDTGMVRVSLWDNKAEHPMKEGDALKIENARSRLGDYQVDLSVGRTSRMVAPSEEEIKALPSLKDVESMIYQTKKIQELAEGDRDVSLSGRILSIGEPTQFTKSDGSSGLVRSIEIADESGVVRASLWDDQANAPLKEGEAIKIENPRVTLRNDNIELSVGRTTLINKVSDDEASVPSLEEIEGKLYPSKKIEDIEEGDQNIKVTGEVVDIRGNKILFEMCPNCNKRVNWVDDAYICDICGEEIKKPNMLMIIGLLLEDDTGTISITFFRKAAEEVLGMTTSEAEEIIATTGDEGSLEEKVGDLVGQQITVIADASFDEYNEEVRLNARKTLDVKL; encoded by the coding sequence ATGAGGGAAATTAGCCAAGAGATAAAGGACGAATATGGGAAAATTAAGGACAAAATCTCATATGAAGAATTCCTAAAAAAGATGGAAGAATATAAGGAAGAAAATGCGGATGTTAGTTTTATTGACGATATTAGCATAGCCCAGATGGTAGTAGGGAACTACATTACCGAAAAAAATGAACCTACCGAAGAAGTAAAGGACTTCTGGAAAGTTGCGGATTTAGAAACCGGCACCCAACACATAAACCTACTGGGACGAGTAATGAGTATTTCCAATGTTAAAAAATTCACCAGCAAAAAAGGAAGAGAAGGAAAACTGGCAAATTTAATCCTGGCCGATGAAACCGGTAGAATACGAGTGGTCTTCTGGACTGAAAACATCAAACTGCTGGACAAAATCCAGGAAGGAGATGTGGTCCAGATCAATGATGTGGAAGTGAAACAGGGATTCCGTGAGGATGAAACCCACCTCAACCTACATTCTTCCCTGGAAAAGTTGGATCCAAAAGAATATCCTGATTTACCCCCATACAACGATAAAATAACCCCTTTAAACGAAGTTAAAGGAGATGAAGAGGTTAATGTGGTGGGCCGTATCACCCGAGTTCCCCGGATAAGAACCTTTGACCGCAATGGGAGAGATGGTAAAGTAGCCTCACTGGAACTGCAGGATAAGAGTGGCACCATGCAGTTAACCCTGTGGAACAAGGACACCCAGATCATCGAAGATCTGGAACTGGCTGAAGGAGATGCTATTAAGGTAGTGGGGGCTCAAAGCAGAGTTCGCAATGGAGAAGTATCCTTAAACCACTCCTGGATTGGTAGGATAGTCAAAGGAGACTTCGACGTCCCCGAATATCAGGAAGATATTCTCAAAATAGGTGATGCCCACGAAATGAGGAATGTCACCCTTTTAGGATTGGTTAGCAAAGTTTACGACACTATAACCTTCGAACGAGACGATGGAACCACCGGGAAGGTGAAGTCACTGGAGTTGGAAGATGATACTGGCCCCATACGGGTTACCTTATGGAACGATGACACTGAACTGGATGTGAAGAAAATGGACATCCTGAAAATCATCGGAGGAAACATTGAATTTGATGATTATTCTGGCACCAACTACCGGGTGAACACCAACTGGAACAGCAAACTAATAGTTAATCCCCCCATTGACAATGATTTAAAAGTTCTCCTGAATGAAGTGGGCAAATACCTGAAACCAGTGAAAATTGGTGATCTAAACAACATAGAAGAAGATGGAGAAGAAGTGGATGTTGTTGGACGGGTGGTAAACCTTTATGAACCTAACGAGTTTCAGCGAGACGACGGTAGCATGGGAATGGTGAGAACTATTGAAATTGCCGATGATACCGGAATGGTGAGAGTTTCCCTGTGGGATAACAAAGCAGAACACCCTATGAAAGAGGGAGATGCCCTTAAAATCGAGAATGCCCGTAGCCGTCTAGGGGATTATCAGGTAGACCTCAGTGTGGGCCGGACCTCCCGAATGGTTGCCCCCTCCGAAGAGGAGATCAAAGCACTTCCCTCTCTTAAAGATGTGGAATCAATGATCTACCAGACCAAAAAGATCCAGGAACTGGCAGAAGGTGACCGTGATGTGAGCCTCTCCGGCCGGATTTTAAGCATAGGAGAACCTACACAATTCACCAAAAGTGATGGTAGCTCGGGTTTAGTACGTTCCATAGAGATAGCCGATGAAAGTGGAGTTGTACGAGCATCTCTATGGGATGACCAGGCCAACGCACCCCTCAAAGAAGGAGAAGCCATTAAAATTGAAAACCCCCGAGTTACCCTGAGAAACGATAACATAGAACTTAGTGTAGGTCGAACAACCCTTATAAACAAAGTCAGCGATGATGAGGCCTCAGTGCCCAGTCTAGAGGAAATAGAAGGAAAATTATACCCCTCTAAAAAGATTGAAGATATTGAAGAAGGGGACCAGAACATCAAAGTAACCGGGGAAGTGGTGGATATCCGCGGTAACAAAATACTCTTTGAGATGTGCCCTAACTGTAATAAAAGAGTTAACTGGGTTGATGATGCTTATATCTGCGACATATGCGGAGAAGAAATTAAAAAACCCAATATGTTAATGATCATCGGTTTATTGCTGGAAGATGACACTGGAACCATAAGTATCACCTTTTTCCGTAAGGCCGCCGAGGAAGTCTTGGGCATGACCACCTCTGAAGCCGAAGAAATCATTGCCACCACTGGAGATGAAGGATCACTAGAGGAAAAGGTGGGTGATCTGGTGGGCCAGCAAATCACGGTGATCGCCGATGCCAGCTTCGATGAATACAATGAGGAAGTGCGTTTAAACGCCAGAAAAACGCTGGATGTTAAACTTTAA
- a CDS encoding MarR family winged helix-turn-helix transcriptional regulator, which produces MNQELELVESMDKLSDLMRKFQTQLRKGDLKEYTLRQLYYIELIDKNQGISVSELAKKLEVKKSTVSIAINQLIDLGIVNKIQSNSDKRFYFLQLTSKGNQIMEMHKQIHKNTIKKISKILNPEEVENFVKIVNKITVSKL; this is translated from the coding sequence ATGAATCAGGAGCTTGAACTGGTAGAATCAATGGATAAACTCAGCGATTTAATGAGAAAATTCCAAACACAACTTAGAAAAGGGGATTTAAAAGAATACACTCTACGGCAACTGTACTACATTGAATTGATCGATAAAAACCAGGGAATAAGTGTTTCTGAACTGGCGAAAAAACTGGAAGTTAAAAAATCAACAGTTTCCATAGCCATCAACCAGTTAATTGATCTGGGAATAGTAAACAAAATTCAGTCCAACTCAGATAAACGGTTCTATTTCCTGCAGTTAACCTCAAAAGGTAACCAGATAATGGAAATGCACAAACAGATCCATAAAAATACCATAAAAAAGATTTCAAAGATATTGAACCCGGAAGAAGTTGAAAACTTCGTGAAAATTGTAAACAAAATCACGGTTTCCAAATTGTAG
- the hacA gene encoding homoaconitase large subunit — translation MSMTMAEKILARAAGLKETEAGNIVMANIDVAMTHDLTGPLSVKSFQKIGVEKVWDPEKIVVLFDHQVPADSLEAAQNHIFMREFVEKQGIKNFYDVNEGVCHQVLPEKGHVIPGEVIVGTDSHTCTHGALGAFATGIGSTDMAMVFATGKLWFKVPETIKFEIEGELGNHVYSKDVILDIIGQIGADGATYQACEFGGETTRNMSISERMALCNMAIEMGGKTGMVEVDEKTKNYLKGRTNKSYEVFQTDEDAESLSTMYVDVSDLEPQVACPHNVDNVKPVGEVEGTSIDQVFLGSCTNGRLEDLRVAAKIMKGKQVSSKVRMLVIPASREIYRQALDEGLMNIFVDSGALVCNPCCGPCLGGHVGLLGPGEVSLSTSNRNFKGRQGSPEAEVYLSSAAVAAASAIRGEITDPR, via the coding sequence ATGTCCATGACCATGGCAGAAAAAATACTGGCGAGAGCAGCGGGACTAAAGGAAACAGAGGCAGGAAATATTGTTATGGCCAATATCGACGTGGCCATGACCCATGACCTAACTGGACCGTTATCGGTGAAATCCTTCCAGAAAATTGGGGTGGAAAAAGTCTGGGACCCTGAAAAAATCGTGGTACTCTTCGACCACCAAGTACCAGCAGACTCCCTGGAAGCAGCACAAAACCACATATTCATGAGGGAATTCGTGGAAAAACAGGGAATAAAGAATTTCTACGATGTTAACGAGGGAGTATGCCACCAGGTACTACCAGAAAAAGGTCACGTAATCCCCGGAGAAGTAATTGTGGGAACAGACTCTCACACTTGTACCCACGGAGCTTTAGGTGCCTTCGCCACGGGAATCGGATCAACGGACATGGCCATGGTATTTGCCACAGGCAAACTCTGGTTCAAGGTCCCGGAAACCATCAAATTCGAAATCGAAGGTGAACTCGGCAATCACGTCTATTCTAAGGATGTTATTCTGGACATAATCGGTCAAATAGGGGCAGATGGTGCAACTTACCAGGCATGTGAATTTGGAGGGGAAACCACCCGTAACATGTCCATATCAGAGAGGATGGCACTGTGTAATATGGCTATAGAGATGGGAGGAAAAACAGGGATGGTAGAAGTGGATGAAAAAACCAAAAACTACCTTAAAGGGAGAACTAACAAATCTTATGAAGTTTTCCAAACAGATGAAGATGCAGAATCATTAAGTACCATGTATGTAGACGTCAGCGACCTGGAACCACAAGTAGCCTGCCCCCACAATGTAGACAATGTTAAACCAGTAGGTGAAGTGGAAGGAACATCTATAGACCAGGTTTTCCTTGGATCCTGTACCAACGGACGACTGGAGGATCTACGGGTTGCTGCCAAAATCATGAAGGGAAAACAGGTATCATCTAAAGTAAGGATGCTGGTAATACCAGCTTCTCGTGAAATCTACCGTCAGGCACTGGATGAGGGTTTAATGAACATCTTTGTGGATTCTGGAGCCCTGGTATGTAACCCCTGTTGTGGACCCTGCCTGGGGGGCCATGTCGGACTCCTGGGGCCCGGAGAAGTGAGTTTATCCACTTCCAACCGGAACTTCAAGGGTAGACAGGGAAGTCCGGAAGCAGAAGTTTACCTGAGCTCGGCTGCAGTGGCCGCAGCATCGGCAATTAGGGGAGAAATAACAGATCCAAGATAA
- a CDS encoding 3-isopropylmalate dehydratase small subunit, with product MDKVLKGKVWKFPDDVDTDIIVPGRYLVLTGEEELAACVMEGHDPEFAKKVEKGDIIVAGKNFGCGSSREHAPIAIKGAGISAVVAESFARIFYRNSINIGLLLIEAKGISKNIEEGDEIQIDIDEGVLKDVTNSKEFEIKPLPEFMMGIMSEGGLISYLKNHLAEIKD from the coding sequence ATGGACAAAGTACTTAAAGGAAAGGTTTGGAAATTCCCCGATGATGTTGACACCGACATTATTGTTCCCGGCCGTTATCTGGTCTTAACCGGGGAAGAAGAACTGGCAGCCTGTGTTATGGAGGGCCATGATCCTGAATTCGCCAAAAAAGTGGAAAAGGGTGATATCATAGTGGCTGGAAAAAACTTCGGCTGCGGATCATCCCGGGAACACGCACCAATAGCCATAAAGGGGGCGGGAATATCGGCAGTGGTGGCGGAATCATTCGCCAGAATATTCTACCGAAACTCCATAAACATAGGATTACTCCTCATAGAAGCCAAAGGGATTTCTAAAAATATAGAGGAGGGGGATGAAATCCAGATAGACATTGATGAAGGTGTTTTGAAGGATGTTACCAATTCCAAGGAGTTTGAAATAAAACCACTACCCGAATTTATGATGGGCATCATGAGTGAAGGAGGGTTAATCAGCTACCTGAAAAACCACCTTGCAGAGATAAAGGATTGA
- a CDS encoding isocitrate/isopropylmalate family dehydrogenase → MYKIAVIPGDGIGKEVMEATLHVLEAIDVEFDYTFADAGDEYMEKTGVALPQETVDIVKSSQACLFGAAGESAADVIVKMRQELDLYVNLRPVKSYPGTKSFFDNLDFVIVRENTEGLYIGLEEETEEGATALRVTTRKAAEKICKYAFEYAKKTGRKKVTAVHKANVLKKTDGLFKETFYKVAEDYPDMELDDRYVDATAMFFITKPDMFDVIVTTNLFGDILSDEGAGLVGGLGLIPSANIGDKQGLFEPVHGSAPRIAGQGIANPSAMILSAVLMLDYLEENEAARKLENALVDVLAEGKVVTVDLGGSASTMEMAAEIRSKLEK, encoded by the coding sequence ATGTATAAAATAGCAGTAATCCCTGGAGATGGGATTGGAAAAGAGGTAATGGAGGCCACCCTCCATGTTTTGGAAGCAATAGATGTGGAATTTGATTACACCTTTGCTGATGCTGGAGACGAGTACATGGAGAAAACCGGGGTAGCACTGCCTCAGGAAACAGTAGATATAGTAAAATCATCTCAGGCATGTTTATTTGGCGCAGCAGGAGAATCTGCAGCTGATGTGATTGTTAAAATGAGGCAGGAATTAGATTTATACGTTAATCTGCGTCCAGTTAAATCTTATCCTGGAACAAAATCTTTTTTTGACAACCTGGACTTTGTCATAGTCCGTGAGAACACAGAAGGACTGTATATTGGTCTGGAAGAAGAAACAGAAGAAGGAGCCACTGCGCTTAGGGTTACCACCAGAAAGGCCGCGGAGAAAATATGTAAATATGCCTTTGAATACGCTAAAAAAACCGGCCGGAAAAAGGTAACAGCAGTGCACAAGGCTAATGTCCTTAAAAAAACGGATGGACTATTCAAAGAAACATTCTACAAGGTAGCTGAAGACTATCCAGACATGGAACTGGATGACCGCTACGTGGACGCCACTGCCATGTTCTTCATCACCAAACCAGACATGTTTGATGTAATTGTCACCACCAACCTCTTTGGAGACATCCTCTCTGACGAGGGAGCTGGTCTGGTGGGGGGACTGGGATTAATCCCATCGGCTAACATCGGAGATAAACAGGGCTTATTCGAGCCAGTTCATGGTTCTGCACCAAGAATTGCTGGTCAAGGAATTGCCAATCCCTCGGCCATGATATTATCCGCGGTGTTAATGCTGGATTACCTGGAAGAAAATGAAGCCGCCCGTAAATTAGAAAATGCCCTGGTCGATGTGCTGGCTGAGGGTAAAGTGGTTACTGTGGATCTGGGAGGCAGTGCCTCCACCATGGAAAT